One Alphaproteobacteria bacterium DNA segment encodes these proteins:
- a CDS encoding flagellar basal body-associated FliL family protein produces MKGTGAIASDATDLGPEQEADAVQSSSSPLERLRSLPRKRLALVVFFAVVLLALVGAGIWFALDPLLSELNLGGQANPEESRVNPAVFFDLPDMVVNIDAPNGQILLLRASIVLELPSAADLPLAKALLPRIQDSFQVPLRSLTPDDLKGTAQTYRLRQELLKRVALALGQDHVRQVWFRELLAR; encoded by the coding sequence ATGAAGGGAACAGGCGCAATCGCCAGTGACGCAACCGACCTCGGCCCCGAGCAGGAAGCCGACGCGGTGCAGTCATCGTCAAGCCCGCTCGAGCGGCTCCGGTCCTTGCCGCGCAAACGGCTCGCCCTGGTCGTCTTCTTTGCCGTCGTTCTTCTTGCCCTCGTCGGCGCCGGCATCTGGTTTGCCCTCGACCCGCTTTTGTCCGAATTGAATCTCGGCGGTCAGGCCAACCCGGAAGAGTCGCGCGTGAACCCGGCTGTGTTTTTCGATTTGCCCGATATGGTCGTCAACATCGACGCGCCAAACGGCCAAATCCTCCTATTGCGCGCGAGCATCGTTCTCGAACTGCCGAGCGCTGCCGATTTACCGTTAGCCAAGGCGCTCTTGCCCCGAATCCAGGATTCCTTTCAGGTTCCCCTTCGCTCCCTCACGCCCGACGATCTCAAAGGAACCGCACAAACATACCGGCTCCGCCAAGAATTGCTCAAACGGGTCGCCTTGGCGCTTGGGCAGGACCATGTCAGACAGGTTTGGTTCCGCGAGCTCCTGGCGCGCTAA
- a CDS encoding nuclear transport factor 2 family protein, with the protein METASREAMVLAVNESFYRAFADRDLAAMDKVWARVVEVACVHPGWAPLYGRDAVMESWAGILSNPSSPDIRCLHAQATIYGEVAMVVCYEVVERGYLVATNLFMRESGAWKLFHHQAGPTSARPADPATPGQGSKRLH; encoded by the coding sequence ATGGAAACGGCTAGCCGCGAAGCGATGGTGCTGGCGGTTAACGAATCGTTCTACCGCGCTTTCGCCGACCGCGATCTCGCCGCCATGGACAAGGTTTGGGCGCGGGTGGTCGAGGTCGCTTGCGTCCATCCGGGCTGGGCGCCCCTCTATGGGCGCGATGCGGTCATGGAAAGTTGGGCCGGCATCCTGAGCAATCCGAGTTCCCCGGATATCCGTTGCCTTCACGCCCAAGCGACGATCTACGGCGAAGTCGCGATGGTTGTCTGCTACGAAGTCGTGGAGCGCGGCTATCTCGTTGCCACGAACCTGTTCATGCGCGAGAGCGGCGCCTGGAAGCTTTTCCACCATCAAGCGGGGCCGACCTCCGCACGGCCTGCGGACCCTGCCACACCTGGACAGGGTTCGAAACGGCTCCATTGA